AACTTGACGTTAGACAAGAGAAATAGAGTTTACTATGTATCTCCAATGTTTCATACAGATACAGATTTTGACAATTTTTTCTTGAATAATAAAATTTGTAGTTGTTCCCTATTTTTGAATGTGAAAAGAATAGGAAAATATAAACTGGATTCCGACCATCGTATTGGGTATACATCAAAACCACATCAAGTCATTAAATTTTCAGAGCCTGAAATAATTGAGGGATCTCATCATTTCGATGATTTTATAAAAGATATTGATGATAAAGAGATAATTTATGATTTAAATGAATATATGACATATTTGGTTGAAAAATATAATATCCATGTCAAACAAGTGTCAAATGATGGAGTAGTATATGACACTTATCGAAAAATTCAAGAATATTTTATTTCTAACGGAATCTTTTTTTTCTTGGATGAAATAGTAGCACTTAATTAAAGTTTTTGTCTAAATTATAGTATTAGAGAAACTATATTCATCTATTCCTTGCTATTTGATAATATTTGAGCAATATATATAGTAACCAAAAAAAGGAGACTATATATTATGTTCAAAGAGTACAATTCGCATCCAAAAGGAATTAAGACAAATGATTGTGTTGTTCGTGCAATTGCTACAGCAACCAACAACAATTATTTAGACTGTCGTAAAGAATTAAACCGCAAGAAAAAAGAACTTGGGTACTCAAGCTATAAGGATACCAAGTTCTTATATGATTATTTCAAAGGTTATCCAAGATTGATCTTTAAACCAGTTAAAGGTGAACCTCGAATCAAAGGTACCGACTTTACTGTGTTACACCCTAGGGGAACCTACATCTTAAAGATGTCAGGGATGTAGTTGCTTGCATCGATGGAGTCATCCTAGATACTTGGGATTGCAGCTACCGTTCGGTTTATACCGCATGGGAGATCAAACAAGGATAATCTTCCATGTAATTGTTAGATTGCTTTTACCATTCGTTTTATAAGATCCTTCATGCAGTGGCTCTCGAGTCACTGCATTTTTCATTGTTTCAAAGTTAAGTTCTTTTCCCGAAATATTGATTAAGGATACATAATTCTCTTTATCTACAATCACAAACTTTTCAAATATCTGAGTTACCTTTTTAGAATCGAGTTCCTTTATCGGATATGATTGTTGCTTGATAGCTTTCTTAATGGATTCTAATGAATCCAAACCATCTTGAATATTCATATACTCATCTTCTATAGAAGTATATTTCATACTCTCCTGAATAATGATATCCTCTAGTTCAAATAGAAGTGCACGATCCTTTGAATCCTTTTGACTTTTTCGTTCTAACTGATAATATTGTCTCATGTAATCATTTAAAAGTTCCTCTTGCTTTTCTAATCTTTGTTCAATATATTGTTTACTTAAAAGTTCATTCACTTGCTTGTCAAATCCCCCTTCCAAAGCGCTAAATTTCGAGCCTAAGGCATTGAGTGACTTGAGTAGCACTTTGGATACGTGTCTAACATAAAAACGGGGGAAGTGGGGATTACGGAAATAGTCGTTTTCTAGTAGATCATATTTCGGATCATTGATGTATTTCTTTTTTCGATACAAATAAGCTTTATGGATAAAGGAATAGACAAAACGTTTGTATTCACTATGATTTGATTCAGCAGGTTTATCGTTTATTCTTTTCGCAGTTTCGATGATCTCCTGCACCTTATTAAAGGTAACGTCATCTATAATCGGTTCATGATGATTACTGATGATGTATTTTGGACGCTCACCTTCATTGATGACGGATTGCTTTTCAAATCCCTCAGTTTTGACATAACTTTTTCCGTATGTGATTTTACCAATGTATTTTTCATCTCGTAAAATATTCGTTATTTGACTTCCGGTGTAAAATGGTTTTCCAACGCTTGTTGTAAAATTGTTGGAATTTAAATAATCTAGCATTTCTTTATTGGATTTCCCATCTAGCTTCATTTGATATAGTGTTCTTACAGCTTCAGCTTCTAATTCATTGATTGCATATTTCTTGTTCTTATCCAAAACATAGCCAAACGTTTTAAATGCTTTGACTTGTCCGTTTTTTGCTCTACTTTGACTGCCCCATCTGATGTTTGATGACATTTGTTGAGACTCTGCTTCAGCCATTCCTGCAATCATTGTAAGAATCATATCTATACTTGTATCAAGAGAAGAGATGTTTTCTTTTTCAAAGAAGAACTCAACTCCTAGTTTTCTCGTTTCCTGGAGGACTTTTAAAGCATCAAGGGTATTTCTAGCGAACCTAGATAAAGACTTGACTAAGACCAAATCTACTTGTCCTGCATGGATTTTTTTAAGGAGAGCCTGCAAACCATCTCGTTTGATCATCGATGTCCCACTTTTCCCGTGGTCATAGTAAATGCCTGCGAAGATATAATCAGGATTAAAGATAATCTCTTTTGCATAATGCTTGACCTGTAAGTCAAGTGAGGACTCTTGAAGCTCGTTTTTGGTTGATACACGTGCATATGCAGCGACGCGTTTAATTTTATATTTTTGTTCTCTTGCTTTTGAAGATTCGATGACTTTAACGTTTTTCATGTTTTACTACCTCGTAATAGAAATTTTGTTTTGATAAGGTGTCGATATAAACACCCTTAACAATGGGTTTATATTTTTTGATGGAATCCATTTGTTGATGCAAATCATCAATGATCGAAAATGTATCATCGATGACATAGCGAACATAGTTCTTACCCATAACAAGAAGCATTCCGAAGAAACTTTTGATGATGTGTAAGTCTTCATAGTTTGAATCAATAAAGTTCTTTAATGCATAGAACCGTCTGCGCATCAAAAGCTCTCTATTCACATCATTTTTTAAGTTTTCGATATCTGTTTCACATTGATTTAAATCTTGTTCTAGTTGACTATAGATTTCATCATATTTTTCATCAGACATGCCAGAGCGGATTTTGCTTC
This is a stretch of genomic DNA from Bacillota bacterium. It encodes these proteins:
- a CDS encoding recombinase family protein; this encodes MKNVKVIESSKAREQKYKIKRVAAYARVSTKNELQESSLDLQVKHYAKEIIFNPDYIFAGIYYDHGKSGTSMIKRDGLQALLKKIHAGQVDLVLVKSLSRFARNTLDALKVLQETRKLGVEFFFEKENISSLDTSIDMILTMIAGMAEAESQQMSSNIRWGSQSRAKNGQVKAFKTFGYVLDKNKKYAINELEAEAVRTLYQMKLDGKSNKEMLDYLNSNNFTTSVGKPFYTGSQITNILRDEKYIGKITYGKSYVKTEGFEKQSVINEGERPKYIISNHHEPIIDDVTFNKVQEIIETAKRINDKPAESNHSEYKRFVYSFIHKAYLYRKKKYINDPKYDLLENDYFRNPHFPRFYVRHVSKVLLKSLNALGSKFSALEGGFDKQVNELLSKQYIEQRLEKQEELLNDYMRQYYQLERKSQKDSKDRALLFELEDIIIQESMKYTSIEDEYMNIQDGLDSLESIKKAIKQQSYPIKELDSKKVTQIFEKFVIVDKENYVSLINISGKELNFETMKNAVTREPLHEGSYKTNGKSNLTITWKIILV